The region TGATGCGGTCCTCCTTGTGCACCGTATCCGCCACGAGCTGGACGCCCAGCAGGGTGACCAGGACCAGCCGCCCGCCCACCCAGCGCGGGAGATCGCCCCAGCGGCGCGCCGCCCACCACCCCCCGACGATGCACGGCGCCTCGAGCGCGAAGTCGGCCCACCCCCACCGATACAGGTCGAGGCCCACCACCGGGCCCCCCGGCCAGAGCGCCTTCAGGCCCGTGAGGTAATCCACCAGCAGATGCACCACCACCAGTCCGGCCACGAGCAGCGCCGTCTTTCCGCTACGCGTGCGCCACGCCGCGCCCACGCCGAGCACGAGCGCTGTGACGCCGATCGCGGGCAGCGAATGCGAATAGGCGCCGGCCGCGTTGCAGAATCCGGCCGACGCGAACGCCAGGTCCATGACGTCCGGCGCGAACGAGGCGGCGATCAGCCAGCCCAGCGGCGCATCGCGTTTGACGGCACGCGCGCCGAGCGCGATGCCGAGGTGACCGAGAATCATGAGCGCGGAGTGTGTTGGGACGCCGGCGCGATTCCGGCCGGTCCTCCAACCTAACTACCCCAGCCGTCCAACCGGGTGCGCCCGCGTGCCGCCCGACCTCGCCCGGGCCTCGCCGGCAGCGCCCACCGCTCAGAGCTGCTCGAAGTGGAAGGCTGCCACCGCCCCGCCCGGCGCCGGCGCCAACGACGCGTGCAGCAACAGGCGATCCACCCAATTGCCCGGATGCGTGTGCGCGTACTGCACGGTCTTGATGCCGGAGAAGATGCCGATGCCGGCCCCGAAGATGACGTCGCTCACCCAGTGCGCGTTGTTGTACAGCCGCGAGATTCCGGCCGCCGAGGCCACGCCGTAGGTGAGCACGCCCACCAGCGTGCCGTGCGACGGCCACCGGTCCTGCGCCTCGGCCGTCACCGCCGACGCGATCGAGAACACGGCCAGCGTGTGGCCCGACGGGAACGCCTGCCAGTTGCCGTCCACGCGCATGCCGCGGCCGAACACGTAGCTGTCGGCATCGGCGTTGCGCTGGCGCGGCAGCGGCCGACCCACGATGCCCTTGAGCACGAACCCGGCCACCGACGCGATGGCGAGCGACTCGCTGGCGTGCAGCCCCATGTCGGCCAGCGTCCGATTCTGGAACAGCAGGCCGGCCGCGTACATCCCGGTGCCGATGTACACCGTGCCGGGATCGGCGATATTGCGGAACACGGCCGAGGCGCGAACCAGGCCCGGCTCGTTCTGGTTCTGCGGGAGTTGCAGGTTGTACGCCACGCGCTGATCCAGCGGCAGCGCGGCGGCCGTGGCGGCCACGAAGCCCAGGCCGATCCAGGCGTCACGCCGGGAGAAGAGCGGACCAGGCGCATGCGCGCCGGCGGCATGCGTCGAGTCGGCGGGCATTCGCGCGATGTCGGCCTGCGCGCGAGCCACGGCGGGCGCCGCCGCGAGTAGTACCGCGATCAACCGCACGCCCACCACCCGCGACCCATGACAACCGGCGCCCCGCCCCATGCTCGACCTCGGGTGTAATCGTTGAGCTGACCTCCGATGCGCAGGCCGCGTCACTTGGACCCCGGGCCGCCCGCTCCTGTTCCTTCGGGCTTGGGCAGTGGATTGCGCGGCAACATCGCGCCGCGCTCGGCGGTGAGCCAGGCCATCGCCGCGACGATCGTCGACATCTGTTTCATGTCGCCGGGCTGGACGCGGTCCACGACGTCCATGTTCGTGTGATGCGTGCGCGCCGCGTATTCCAGGCGATCCTGCACGAACTGGAACGACGGCAGCCCGAATCCTGCCGAGAAGGTCTCGTGATCGGTGGACCGCACGGGGCGCGGGCTGAACAGATCCACGCCCAGGTCGCGGAACGGCGCCAGGAACGCCTTGAAGATCGGCGCCACGGCGGCGTTGTCCTCCATCCAGATGCCGCGGATCTTGCCGCTGCCGTTGTCCAGGTTGTAGTACGCGTCGAAGGTGTCGTACCCCGGCTTGAGCGTGCCCGTGGCGGCATCGCCGATGTGTTCCCTGGCATACGCCTTCGACCCGAGCAGCCCCTCCTCCTCGCCGCCCCAGAGCGCGATACGGATGGTGCGGCGCGGCTTCGCGCCGACGGTTTCGAGAATGCGCATGGCCTCCATCATCGCCGCGTCGCCGGCCCCGTTGTCGGTGGCGCCCGTGCCGCCATGCCAGGAATCGAAGTGGGCGCCGATCATCACGATCTGGTGCTTGAGCACCGGGTCGGTGCCCGGGATGTCGCCCACGATGTTGAATCCGCGCGGCGTCGTCTCGTCGTAGAACTTCGTCTGCACGTCGAGCCGCATCTTCACCGGCACGCCCACGTCGAGGATGCGCACCATCCGGTTATAGTGCTCCACCGCGAGCGTGATCTCGGGAAGCCCCTGCCCCGCCGAGGCGTCGTGCGGGCCGCCCGCCTGCACCATGAACGTGCCCCCGTCGGTGTGCTGCGCATACCACGAGAGATCGCTTCCGCCGGTCACGGTATCGGCGTCCATCCCGCGATCGAGCAGCGCCACCACGCCCTCGTCCTTGTAGAACTTCAGCAGCTTGCGTTGGAACGCCTGCGCCGGTCCCGGCCGCCGCACCGGCGGCTTCCACCCCAGCGGCAGCGGCGTCATCATCTCGTCGATCATCTCCGGCGTGTACGTGAGGATGATCTTCCCGGTGAGCATCCGCACCGTGCGCGCCGGCTGCGTGAGCACGATCTTGCCGCGCAACGTGCCGCGATACTTCGCGAAGTCCGCCTCGGTCCGGATGTCGGGCCGCACCACGTCGGCCACCACCGGCCCGTTCGTGCCCGGCGTCCAGGCCTTGGGCATGGCGATGATCGGCTGCTCCTGCGGCGCCACCATCTCGGCGTCGAAGTGCACCAGGGCCCACCCCTTGCCGAACGGGAAGCGCTCCTCGTGGACGTTGGTGAGCCCCCACGACTCGAGGGTCTTCATGGCCCACTCGCCGGCCCGCTCGATGGCCGGACTCCCCTCGAGCCGCGGCCCGTACACGTCGGCCAGCCAGACCATGTGGTTCATGACCTGGGAGTGATTGAGCCCCACGTCGCGGATCTTCGCGATCATCGCGGTATCGATGGATTCGCCCTGCGCGACGAGCGGCGAGAGTGGCGCGACAAGCGCCGCACCCAGGAGGAGGAGGGGCGCGATACGGGACAGATGCGACATGGCGGGACAAGCCTGCAGGCAGGAGACGCATGAACCTACCGCCGTCCGGCCGCCGGCGTCGAGCCCCGTTCGACACGGCCACGGGTTGACATGAATCCCGGGTGAAACCATCGTGTTGCGCTTCCCACCCGCCGCAGTTCCCCCCTACATCCCTCCCCGAGGTTCGTCCCATGCGTGCCCGCATCACGTATGCATTCCTCGCCGCAGCGGTGGCCGCGCTCGCGGCGTGCGCCAAACAGGATCAGTCCACCCCCGCCGCTGCCGCGGCCGTCGCCCCTGCCGCGCCAACGGTCGTCACCATCCATGCCAAGGACTTCGCCTACGTGGCGCCGGATTCGATCGCCGCCGGCTACGTGACGTTCAACCTGGTCAACGACGGGACGACCCTGCATCATGCGACGATCTTCCGCCTGGACAGCGGCAAGACCGCGGCCGATCTCGATGCCGCGCTCAAGCATCCGGGCCCGATCCCCGCGTGGGCCGTGGCGCTGGGCGGACCCAACGCGCCCGTCCCGGGCGCCACCTCCGACGCCACGGTCGAACTCTCCGCCGGCAACTACGCGATGGTCTGCTTCGTGGACGTGCCCGGCGGCGTCCCGCACTTCATGAAAGGCATGCTGCGCGCGTTCGTCGTCACCCCCAGCCAGACGGCGACCGCGGCGCCGACCGTGGATGACTCCATCACGCTCAAGGACTACGGCTTCCAGTTCGCCAGGGCGCTCACCACCGGCCACCATGCGTTCGCGGTCACCAACGCGGCGGCGCAGCCGCACGAAGTGGAGATCGTCAAGCTCGCCCCGGGAAAGACCGGCGAGGATCTGGTCGAGTGGGTCCAGAATCCCCAGGGCCCGCCGCCCGGCGTGGCGATTGGCGGATTGGCCTTCGAGGCACCCGGCGTCACGGGCTACTTCTCGGCCGATTTCACGGCCGGCAACTACCTGTTCATCTGCTTCGTGCCCGACGCCAAGGACGGCAAGCCGCACTTCATGCACGGCATGATGCACACCGAGACGCTGAACTGATCTCGGCGCCGCTCACCCCACCGCTGGAACTCCGGGCGCGCGCTCTCCGTAAGGCACTCCATGCAGACCCCGGCCACGACTCCGCCCGCGAAGGTCCCGTCCGTGCCGGCACCGCAGGCCGGCGCGCCGGGCGCCGCGCCACTGGCCGGCCAGCAGACCCTCGCACGGCCGATGTCTGCCCGCGACGTCGCCGCGCTGCTGCATCGCCGCGACGAGCTGTCCAACCAGCTCTCGTCGGCGCAGTCCCGGCGCGCCAGTCTCGCCCGGCAGCTCCAGAGCCCGAGAGTGGTGAACGCCGCCGGACTCCAGGCCGAGGTGCAGTTCCTGGACAGCCGGATCCTGAACCTCGAGCAGCAGATCGCCGACAATGGGCAGCTCCTGGCCAGCGTGCCGGCCAGCTATCGCGCCGGCACGAGCGTACCGCCACCGTTCACGATCGTGCCGCCGAGCGCCATGCGCGACGCCGTGGACCTCGTGGTGCTCGCCCTGGTCATCCCCCTCGCGATCGCCTGGACCCGCCGGCTCTGGCGCCGCCCCGCTCCACCGTCACTCCCCGCCAACTGGGACGAGAGCGTGAAGCGCATGGAGCGCATCGAGACCGCGGTGGACGCCATCGCCATCGAGGTCGAGCGCGTGTCCGAGGGACAGCGATTCATCACGCGCGTACTCACCGCGCGTGCGCCGGCCACGGACTCCGCCAACGACGAGCCATCGGAGCCGCGCGCCCTTGCCGCCGGAGAAGCGCCCTTCGAGCCCATCCGCGCGCGGGACGCCGCAGCGGCACGGCGCGACGAACGCTAGGCGCGCGAGCGCGCGGCCGACGGTCGCGATGCCGCCGCCCCACGGGACGCGTTACATTGCGAAGTTGCACGAACGCTCACCCGCCGGACAGGCCGCCTGCACGAGGAGAAGGGCCGCACCCCATGAGCCGACCCCGTCAACTGCTCGTCGCCGCCCTCGTGCTGGCCGCCGCCGCGGGCTGCGGACCAAAGACCGGCGATACCTACGTCCGTGGGCACGGGCTCCGCGTGGCCGACCTCCCGGTGCACGACCGCGTGGCCATCTATCAGGCGGCGATCGGCAGCGCGTTCACCATCGGCGATCCGTCGCTGTACCTGCTGCTCGATCCGCGGCTGTTGCCTCGCACCGAGGGCTACGCCGGCACGGCGGGCATGTCGCAGGCGCTGCGCACCGCCGTCCTCGAGAGCCACATCGTGCAGGGCACCTGCCAGCCGCCCATCGAAGAGACGCCGCACATTGCCCATTGCCAGGCGCCGATGGCGGGGTACGTGGTGCGCTTCTCCGAGGTGTTCCGCATGCCGCGCGACACCATGGAAGTGTACCTGGCCGTGCGGCGGTACTCCACGCCCAGCTCCGTCGGGATCGGTCGGCTGGAGTTCGAGCGGGTGTACAAGGTGGTCAAGCACGGCGCGGCGTGGGACGCCGTGGCCGAGGGGCGCATCGAGCACGCGCCCGCCGGAGCCACGCACTGATCTCCCGCGCCCGGCAGCGCGAAACCTCAGCCGTGGGTGGACACGTAGGGAGTTGGTGACCCTCCCCGGGAGTTCCGTTTCATGATCAAGGCCCTGCTGCGACTGTTCGCCCTGCGCCCGTTCTTCACGATGGCGATCCTCGGCATCCCGGTCGCCCTGCTCATCGCGGTCGGACTGGTGACCATTTTCGCGCTCAAGTTCGTCGTGTTCATCGTGCTGCCCATCGTCTTCGTGGTCTGGCTCATGCGACGGCTGTTCCGGCCGGGCGGCAGCACGGCCACCTGAGCGCGGCGCGGCGGCGCTATCCCGCGGCGCGCTTTCGCCGGCTGATCTCGTCGCCGATCACCGCCAGTACGATCACCACGCCCAGCGCGATCTTCTGCACGTAGGGATCCACGTTGGCCAGATTGAGCCCGTTGGTGAGCACGCCGATGAACACCGTGCCCCACAGGGTGCCGCCGATCGTGCCGCGACCGCCGAACAGCGATGCGCCCCCCACGACCACGGCGGCGATCACGTCCAGCTCGTACTGCTGGCCCGCGTTGGGCACGCCGGCCCCGAGCCGCGACGCCAGCGTCAACCCGCCCACGCCCGCCAGCGCGCCGTTGAGCACGTACACCCACCAGATCACGCGCTTGGTGTTCACGCCGGCCAGCCACGCCGCCTCGGGGTTTCCGCCGATGGCGTAGATGTGGCGGCCGAACACCGTGCGGCCGAGCACGAACGCCCCCGCGAGCATGACCGCCACCATCACCAGCACCGGCGCCGGGATGCCCAACAGCACGGAACGCCCCAACGCCCCGAACGACGGCGGCAGATCGCCGATGCTTCGCCCGCTCGACACGATGAACGCCAGCCCGCGCGCGATGGTGAGCATGGCCAGGGTGGACACGAACGCCGGCACCTGCAGATACGCGGTGAGCGTGCCGTTCACGACGCCGGTGGCCACGCCCACGAGCACGGCCGCGACGAGCGCCGCCGTGGCCGGCAGCACGCCGTGCGACGCCGCCATCGCCCCGGCCACGCCGGTGAGCGCCACCACCGACCCCACCGACAGATCGATCCCCGCCGTGAGGATGACCGCCGTCATGCCCACGGCGAGGATGCCCGTCACGGCGATGCTGAGCGCGATGTTGACGGCGTTGGCCAGCGACAGGAACCCCGGCGCGATCGCCGCGAAGACGGCCGCCTCGACGACCGTGGCCACCACCAGCATGTAATCGGTCACGCGCTGCCAGCGCATCGGAGGCGCGTTCATGCGGCGGCGCTCTCGCCCAGAATCAGCGACGCCACCCGGTCGGGCGTCGCGTCGTCGCGCGTCAGCTCGCCCACGATGCGCCCGCCACGCATGGCGAGGAGACGATCCGCCATCCCCAGCGCTTCGGGCAGATCGGACGAGATCATCAGGATCGCGGCGCCCTCGTCCGCGAGGCGCCGCATCAGCCCGTAGATCTCGGCCTTGGCGCCGATATCGATGCCGCGCGTGGGCTCGTCGAACACCAGCAGGCGCGCGTGGCGCAGCATCCACCGCGCCAGCACCACCTTCTGCTGATTGCCGCCCGAGAGCTGCTGCACGGGCCGGTCCACCGTCGGCGTGCGCACGGCGAGCGCGTCGAGCCAGCGCCGCACGTCGGCGCCCTCGCGCGCGCGATCCACCACCCCGCCCCGCGCCAGCGTGGACAGCGAGGGCAGCGCGACGTTCTCGCGAATGGTGGCCATCAGCACCAGCCCCTGCCGCTTGCGATCCTCGGGCAGCAGCGCGACGCCGGCCGCGATCGCGTCGCGCGGCGACGCGGGCGCGTATGGCCGGCCATCCATCCACATCGCGCCCGCCCGCAACGGCGCCGCGCCGAAGATCGCGCGCGCCAGTTCGGTGCGGCCCGCGCCCACGAGCCCCACCAGCCCCACGATCTCGCCGCGCCGCAGGTGGAACGACGCGTCGCGCACCGGCCCCGAGGTCACCCCCTCCAGCCGCAACACCTCCGGGCCCGGGGCGCCCGCGGCCCGCGGATACCCCGCCGCCAACTCGCGCCCCACCATCAGCCGCACCACGTCGCCGCGCGTGAGCTCGGCCACGGGCGCGCTGGCCACCAGCCGGCCGTCGCGCAGCACCGTGGCGCGATCGGCGATGCGGAAGATCTCGTCCAGCCGGTGCGAGATGTAGATGATCGCCACCCCCTCGTCGCGGAGCTGCGCGATCACGCGGAACAGCGCGTCGGTCTCTTCCTGCGCCAGGATGGCCGTGGGCTCGTCCATGATCAGCACGCGGGCGCGCGCGGCCACCGCCTTCGCGATCTCGGTCATCTGGCGCGCCGCCAACGGGAGATCGCCCACGCGCGCGTCGGCGGCGAGCCCCGTCTGGCCCAGGCGGTCGAGCACGGCGCGCGCGGCGCGCGACTGCCGGTCGCGGTCCACCACGCCGCGCCGCGACGGCTCGGCGCCCAGAAACACGTTCTCGGCCACCGAGAGCTGGGGCACGAGGCTCAACTCCTGGTGGATCATCCGGATGCCGGCCGCGTGCGCGGCGTGCGGCGACGTGAACCGCACCGGCTGCCCATCGATGGCCAGGGTGCCGGCGTCGGGCGACACCGCGCCGGCCAGCACCTTCATGAGCGTGGACTTGCCGGCGCCGTTCTCCCCCGCCACGGCGTGCACCTCGCCGCCGCGCACGGTGAGCCCCACGTCATCCAGCGCGAGCACTCCCGGATACCGTTTGACCAGCCCCCGCGCCACGAGCTCCACGCGCTACGGCTTGGCGCTCGGAGCCATGGCGCGCACCGAATCCGCATCGACGATGCGCACCGGCACGCCGATCCGCGCCGGCGGCGCCTTGCCGGCGAAGTAGTCGGCGATCGCGTCGATGGTCTCCTTGCCGATCTCGCCCGGCTGCTGCGCCACGTCCGCCTTGAGCGGTGTGTTGCCGGCGATCGCCGTGCGCGCTTCCGCCCCGGCGTCGTAGCCCACGATCACCAGCTTGTCCGCGTGGTGCGACTGCGCGCTGGACAGCGCGCCCAGCGCCGACTCGTCGTTGATCGCGAAGATGGCGTCGAGCGTCGGATGCGCCTGCAGCATGTCGTCGGCCGCCCGGAGGGCGTGATCGCGCGTGCCCGAGCCGTTCAGGTCCGACACCACCTGGATGTTGGGGTGGCTGCGCAGCGCATCCTTGAACCCGGTCTCGCGGTCGATCGTCGACTGCACGTCGGGTTCGCCGATGATGCCCACCGTCCCGCGGTCGCCGAGCGCCTTGGCGATGTATTCCGCGGCCAGCCGCCCGCCGGCCACGTTGTCCGAGGCCACGTGCGACACCACCTGCCCGCCGTCGGCGGCGATGTCGGCGGTGAACACCGGGATCTTGGCGGCGTTGGCGCGCTGGATGGCGGGGCCGATGCCCTTGGAGTCCACCGGGCAGACGATGATCGCGTCCACGTGCTGGACAATGAAGTCGTCGATCTGCGACTGCTGCTTGGCGAGATCGCGGTCGCCCGAGTTCAGGATGATGCGATAGCCATGGGCGGCGGCGGCCTGTCGCAGCCCCGCTTCGAGTTGCCGGTAGAACTCGTCTTCGCGCGTGAGCAGCGAGACGCCAATCGTCTTCGTGGCCTTGCCCGCGCCCTGCTCGGCGGCGCGGCGGCAGGCCGCCGGGCCCACGCCGAGGACGAGAACGGCGAGCGCGCCCGCCGCCCGGCGGCGCCACCTGAATGCTTGCATGCTGGATTTCACCGTGAGAGGAG is a window of Gemmatimonadaceae bacterium DNA encoding:
- a CDS encoding phosphatase PAP2 family protein; amino-acid sequence: MGRGAGCHGSRVVGVRLIAVLLAAAPAVARAQADIARMPADSTHAAGAHAPGPLFSRRDAWIGLGFVAATAAALPLDQRVAYNLQLPQNQNEPGLVRASAVFRNIADPGTVYIGTGMYAAGLLFQNRTLADMGLHASESLAIASVAGFVLKGIVGRPLPRQRNADADSYVFGRGMRVDGNWQAFPSGHTLAVFSIASAVTAEAQDRWPSHGTLVGVLTYGVASAAGISRLYNNAHWVSDVIFGAGIGIFSGIKTVQYAHTHPGNWVDRLLLHASLAPAPGGAVAAFHFEQL
- a CDS encoding M20/M25/M40 family metallo-hydrolase yields the protein MSHLSRIAPLLLLGAALVAPLSPLVAQGESIDTAMIAKIRDVGLNHSQVMNHMVWLADVYGPRLEGSPAIERAGEWAMKTLESWGLTNVHEERFPFGKGWALVHFDAEMVAPQEQPIIAMPKAWTPGTNGPVVADVVRPDIRTEADFAKYRGTLRGKIVLTQPARTVRMLTGKIILTYTPEMIDEMMTPLPLGWKPPVRRPGPAQAFQRKLLKFYKDEGVVALLDRGMDADTVTGGSDLSWYAQHTDGGTFMVQAGGPHDASAGQGLPEITLAVEHYNRMVRILDVGVPVKMRLDVQTKFYDETTPRGFNIVGDIPGTDPVLKHQIVMIGAHFDSWHGGTGATDNGAGDAAMMEAMRILETVGAKPRRTIRIALWGGEEEGLLGSKAYAREHIGDAATGTLKPGYDTFDAYYNLDNGSGKIRGIWMEDNAAVAPIFKAFLAPFRDLGVDLFSPRPVRSTDHETFSAGFGLPSFQFVQDRLEYAARTHHTNMDVVDRVQPGDMKQMSTIVAAMAWLTAERGAMLPRNPLPKPEGTGAGGPGSK
- a CDS encoding ABC transporter permease → MNAPPMRWQRVTDYMLVVATVVEAAVFAAIAPGFLSLANAVNIALSIAVTGILAVGMTAVILTAGIDLSVGSVVALTGVAGAMAASHGVLPATAALVAAVLVGVATGVVNGTLTAYLQVPAFVSTLAMLTIARGLAFIVSSGRSIGDLPPSFGALGRSVLLGIPAPVLVMVAVMLAGAFVLGRTVFGRHIYAIGGNPEAAWLAGVNTKRVIWWVYVLNGALAGVGGLTLASRLGAGVPNAGQQYELDVIAAVVVGGASLFGGRGTIGGTLWGTVFIGVLTNGLNLANVDPYVQKIALGVVIVLAVIGDEISRRKRAAG
- a CDS encoding sugar ABC transporter ATP-binding protein, with protein sequence MELVARGLVKRYPGVLALDDVGLTVRGGEVHAVAGENGAGKSTLMKVLAGAVSPDAGTLAIDGQPVRFTSPHAAHAAGIRMIHQELSLVPQLSVAENVFLGAEPSRRGVVDRDRQSRAARAVLDRLGQTGLAADARVGDLPLAARQMTEIAKAVAARARVLIMDEPTAILAQEETDALFRVIAQLRDEGVAIIYISHRLDEIFRIADRATVLRDGRLVASAPVAELTRGDVVRLMVGRELAAGYPRAAGAPGPEVLRLEGVTSGPVRDASFHLRRGEIVGLVGLVGAGRTELARAIFGAAPLRAGAMWMDGRPYAPASPRDAIAAGVALLPEDRKRQGLVLMATIRENVALPSLSTLARGGVVDRAREGADVRRWLDALAVRTPTVDRPVQQLSGGNQQKVVLARWMLRHARLLVFDEPTRGIDIGAKAEIYGLMRRLADEGAAILMISSDLPEALGMADRLLAMRGGRIVGELTRDDATPDRVASLILGESAAA
- a CDS encoding substrate-binding domain-containing protein, with product MQAFRWRRRAAGALAVLVLGVGPAACRRAAEQGAGKATKTIGVSLLTREDEFYRQLEAGLRQAAAAHGYRIILNSGDRDLAKQQSQIDDFIVQHVDAIIVCPVDSKGIGPAIQRANAAKIPVFTADIAADGGQVVSHVASDNVAGGRLAAEYIAKALGDRGTVGIIGEPDVQSTIDRETGFKDALRSHPNIQVVSDLNGSGTRDHALRAADDMLQAHPTLDAIFAINDESALGALSSAQSHHADKLVIVGYDAGAEARTAIAGNTPLKADVAQQPGEIGKETIDAIADYFAGKAPPARIGVPVRIVDADSVRAMAPSAKP